The Clarias gariepinus isolate MV-2021 ecotype Netherlands chromosome 7, CGAR_prim_01v2, whole genome shotgun sequence genome includes a window with the following:
- the arpin gene encoding arpin, translating to MSRIYDNAALRNKPVHNEKVSCSWEPSVYQSGAGVILEGTFVDVSRHAVTDINNKKVRYNALYVKPSRIHYRKYDSKGNEIEPNFSETRKVNTGYLMSSYKQDAKGESDRLTEEQLKGIVNKKELLSITQKHCPNQAFAFWILEAELEKTELEIGQDIRLKTRGDGPFIFSFAKVDAGTVTKCNFAGDEAAGKSWTDKIMANKADAPSKVKPSELGEGVEEDEWDD from the exons ATGAGCCGAATATATGATAACGCAGCCTTACGAAACAAACCTGTTCATAACGAGAAAGTGTCTTGTTCCTGGGAGCCTTCCGTATATCAGAG TGGCGCCGGAGTGATTTTAGAGGGAACGTTTGTTGATGTGTCTCGCCATGCAGTTACTGACATCAACAATAAAAAG GTGCGCTACAATGCCCTGTATGTCAAGCCAAGTCGAATCCACTACAGAAAGTATGACTCAAAGGGCAACGAGATTGAGCCTAACTTTAGTGAAACCAGGAAAGTCAACACTGGTTATCTTATGTCATCCTACA AACAGGATGCTAAAGGCGAATCTGATCGTCTAACTGAAGAGCAGCTCAAGGGCATTGTGAACAAAAAGGAACTACTTAGTATAACACAGAAGCACTGTCCTAACCAAGCCTTTGCATTCTGGATCTTGGAGGCTGAACTGGAGAAGACAGAGTTGGAGATCGGGCAGGATATCCGTTTAAAGACTAGGGGAGATGGCCCTTTTATCT TCTCCTTTGCCAAGGTGGATGCTGGCACAGTAACAAAGTGCAATTTTGCAGGAGATGAGGCAGCTGGAAAATCATGGACAGACAAAATAATGGCAAACAAAGCAGACGCACCAAGTAAAGTAAAACCATCCGAACTGGGGGAAGGGGTAGAGGAggatgagtgg GATGACTGA
- the LOC128527984 gene encoding piggyBac transposable element-derived protein 4-like isoform X2, whose amino-acid sequence MARYTAEKSPQVAPDSEEEFSGSSDEDYDSDDEQLHFEERIDPTEENPANCSDDSDSENDQPVRKKARKNKQAKYSQSTMSWKTETEADTIPQTLRFLPAREPGPQLRSADSHSPMSLFKQFFSERAVSTLCDNTNAQAAKATAKGHKYKWTDVGITEMYHYIGLVFYMAMVKLPSIQDYWRQSSIFTVPFPAKVMSRERYRTISWNVHMSHPDADKENDKKRGTSEHDRLFRVKPLMDTLRLACKTIYHPRRNLTVNERVVACKAHTGIRAKPTTFGFKLFVLADSSNGYTVDFSVYTGKNNFPSGHGLSYDAVTSLLDRKVLGSGYHVYMDSFFTSPKLLKDLLTMKFGACGTYRDNRKDCPRNADNSLSNESARGSIRWIRDGPLVFVKWMDTQEVSVCSTIHSAYTGDTVQRKMKSQGTWRTKKFPCPAPVTAYNRHMVDLSGQLLQYYTAQHKTMKWYRKIFLHFLDIAATNTFIVHKELHGDVSHKEFMEQLITELCGVSQKVAPKRVYSDHVPVSVVDLSSDARNVASDGRRMCVVCKTVYAKRQKTPWKCQACDVCLCLQLNRNCFQEWHRYV is encoded by the coding sequence ttctGACAGTGAAAATGATCAGCCTGTTCGAAAGAAAGCAAGGAAAAACAAGCAGGCAAAATACAGTCAGTCCACTATGTCATGGAAAACAGAGACTGAAGCTGACACGATTCCACAGACTTTGCGATTCCTGCCTGCACGAGAACCTGGACCACAACTGAGATCTGCTGACTCGCATTCTCCCATGAGTCTGttcaaacagtttttttcagaGAGAGCTGTTTCAACTCTGTGTGACAACACCAATGCTCAGGCTGCCAAGGCAACTGCAAAGGGACACAAATATAAATGGACAGATGTCGGCATCACTGAGATGTACCACTACATTGGACTTGTATTTTACATGGCCATGGTGAAGTTGCCCTCAATCCAGGACTACTGGCGACAGAGCAGTATTTTCACAGTACCTTTTCCAGCTAAGGTTATGTCAAGGGAGAGATATCGGACAATTTCATGGAATGTGCACATGAGTCACCCTGATGCAGACAAGGAGAATGACAAAAAGAGGGGCACATCTGAACATGATCGCCTGTTCAGGGTTAAACCTCTTATGGACACTCTCCGCCTTGCTTGCAAAACTATCTATCATCCTAGAAGAAATTTAACAGTGAATGAGAGAGTGGTGGcatgcaaagcacacacaggaATCAGAGCCAAGCCAACAACGTTCGGCTTCAAGTTGTTTGTTCTTGCTGATTCCTCAAATGGATACACTGTGGACTTTTCCGTGTACACGGGAAAGAACAACTTTCCCTCAGGACATGGACTATCATATGATGCTGTGACATCTCTTTTGGATCGTAAAGTTTTAGGCTCAGGGTACCATGTGTACATGGACAGTTTCTTCACAAGTCCAAAGCTCCTAAAGGACTTGCTTACCATGAAGTTTGGTGCATGTGGGACATACAGAGACAACAGGAAAGACTGTCCTCGGAATGCAGATAATTCACTCTCCAATGAGTCTGCAAGGGGGTCCATCAGGTGGATTCGGGATGGGCCTCTTGTATTTGTGAAGTGGATGGACACACAAGAGGTGTCTGTCTGTTCCACCATCCATTCTGCTTATACAGGAGACACTGTGCAGAGGAAGATGAAGTCACAAGGTACATGGAGGACAAAGAAATTTCCATGTCCTGCTCCTGTGACTGCATACAACCGGCACATGGTTGACTTGTCTGGCCAGCTGTTACAGTACTACACTGCACAGCACAAAACAATGAAGTGGTACAGGAAGATTTTTCTACACTTCTTGGACATTGCTGCCACCAACACCTTCATTGTGCATAAAGAGCTACATGGTGATGTGTCCCATAAGGAGTTCATGGAACAACTTATCACAGAGCTTTGTGGTGTCTCACAGAAAGTAGCACCAAAACGGGTCTATAGTGACCATGTGCCAGTTTCAGTAGTCGATCTAAGCTCTGATGCCAGGAATGTTGCGAGTGATGGTCGCAGGATGTGTGTAGTTTGCAAAACCGTGTATGCCAAGCGGCAAAAAACACCATGGAAATGTCAGGCATGCGATGTTTGCCTGTGTCTTCAGTTAAACAGAAACTGTTTTCAAGAGTGGCACAGATATGTGTGA
- the fam169b gene encoding protein FAM169B isoform X1, with translation MDFSPSVIGPLDFINPVNYPVDLPCQDYDELCRVSDYLSSLERDTKSFRLPNGTEVKVTYDNIGQLRLFSEDDPPHSLLALHLLGDETQVVAVFIHHKWWPISDVLKTSSKSRNGLLFVESAMERVILFLLSQIVFGLLERSLDEQIYFSSPPVSEYGKIFWQDGEAVGFYTVKKKGSLCNKYTGQSYLLPVLDTVFVRSHWRRNGLAMQMLQDFCDSMPTEKVLGISYPVSSSMYGVCKKYLEIHQEQRERLYEVEAPGNWSQRRNMWLSILVQHRPTHSTISDENSHITQAYDNQLTDSKMKVNNQQCKMISSVITPSLLKMMMYNKLNYRGKSMNVQSQIIHNCFAIIDLFNLCNRL, from the exons AtggacttctcaccctccgttATCGGCCCTTtggacttcattaaccccg TGAACTACCCAGTGGACCTACCTTGTCAGGATTATGATGAATTGTGCCGTGTCTCTGACTACCTGTCGAGTCTTGAGAGAGACACAAAGTCATTTCGCCTTCCTAATGGAACAGAG GTAAAAGTAACTTATGACAATATAGGCCAGCTCAGGCTGTTTAGCGAGGATGATCCACCTCATTCACTTCTCGCACTCCATTTACTGGGAGATGAAACCCAAG TGGTTGCCGTATTCATACATCACAAGTGGTGGCCCATCAGTGATGTTTTGAAGACATCCTCCAAATCCAGAAATGGACTTTTGTTT GTGGAGTCAGCGATGGAGAGAGTTATACTCTTCCTGCTAAGCCAGATTGTGTTTGGATTGTTGGAAAGGTCTCTGGATGAACAAATATATTTCTCATCTCCTCCTGTGTCAGAATATGGCAAAATCTTCTGGCAAGATGGAGAAGCCGTTGgcttttacactgtaaaaaagaaAG GAAGCCTGTGCAATAAATACACTGGTCAGAGTTACCTCCTCCCTGTTCTGGACACTGTGTTTGTGCGCAGCCACTGGAGAAGAAATGGACTGGCCATGCAGATGCTCCAGGATTTCTGTGATTCCATGCCCACAGAAAAAGTGCTGGGTATTAGTTACCCCGTATCTTCCAGTATGTATGGAG TATGCAAGAAATACCTAGAGATTCATCAGGAACAAAGGGAGCGCCTCTATGAAGTGGAGGCTCCTGGGAACTGGAGTCAGAGACGCAACATGTGGTTGAGTATACTAGTCCAGCACAGGCCAACACACA GTACGATCTCAGATGAAAATTCACACATCACACAAGCTTATGACAACCAGCTCACAGACTCTAAAATGAAGGTGAATAATCAACAGTGTAAGATGATTTCTTCTGTGATTACCCCATCTTTACTGAAGATGATGATGTACAATAAGCTGAACTACAGGGGGAAAAGCATGAATGTTCAAAGCCAAATAATCCATAATTGTTTTGCCATTATTGATTTGTTTAATCTCTGTAATAGACTTTGA
- the fam169b gene encoding protein FAM169B isoform X4, translated as MALFYKWQDFKGYCGSKMESNSEPVGHQVNYPVDLPCQDYDELCRVSDYLSSLERDTKSFRLPNGTEVKVTYDNIGQLRLFSEDDPPHSLLALHLLGDETQVVAVFIHHKWWPISDVLKTSSKSRNGLLFVESAMERVILFLLSQIVFGLLERSLDEQIYFSSPPVSEYGKIFWQDGEAVGFYTVKKKGSLCNKYTGQSYLLPVLDTVFVRSHWRRNGLAMQMLQDFCDSMPTEKVLGISYPVSSSMYGVCKKYLEIHQEQRERLYEVEAPGNWSQRRNMWLSILVQHRPTHSTISDENSHITQAYDNQLTDSKMKTRIPRPSRRRRCVEKLTDHAGTSQKCKKAKIA; from the exons atggcgctgttTTACAAGTGGCAAGATTTCAAAGGTTATTGTGGCTCCAAAATGGAATCCAACTCTGAGCCGGTCGGACATCAAG TGAACTACCCAGTGGACCTACCTTGTCAGGATTATGATGAATTGTGCCGTGTCTCTGACTACCTGTCGAGTCTTGAGAGAGACACAAAGTCATTTCGCCTTCCTAATGGAACAGAG GTAAAAGTAACTTATGACAATATAGGCCAGCTCAGGCTGTTTAGCGAGGATGATCCACCTCATTCACTTCTCGCACTCCATTTACTGGGAGATGAAACCCAAG TGGTTGCCGTATTCATACATCACAAGTGGTGGCCCATCAGTGATGTTTTGAAGACATCCTCCAAATCCAGAAATGGACTTTTGTTT GTGGAGTCAGCGATGGAGAGAGTTATACTCTTCCTGCTAAGCCAGATTGTGTTTGGATTGTTGGAAAGGTCTCTGGATGAACAAATATATTTCTCATCTCCTCCTGTGTCAGAATATGGCAAAATCTTCTGGCAAGATGGAGAAGCCGTTGgcttttacactgtaaaaaagaaAG GAAGCCTGTGCAATAAATACACTGGTCAGAGTTACCTCCTCCCTGTTCTGGACACTGTGTTTGTGCGCAGCCACTGGAGAAGAAATGGACTGGCCATGCAGATGCTCCAGGATTTCTGTGATTCCATGCCCACAGAAAAAGTGCTGGGTATTAGTTACCCCGTATCTTCCAGTATGTATGGAG TATGCAAGAAATACCTAGAGATTCATCAGGAACAAAGGGAGCGCCTCTATGAAGTGGAGGCTCCTGGGAACTGGAGTCAGAGACGCAACATGTGGTTGAGTATACTAGTCCAGCACAGGCCAACACACA GTACGATCTCAGATGAAAATTCACACATCACACAAGCTTATGACAACCAGCTCACAGACTCTAAAATGAAG ACAAGAATACCACGACCAAGCAGGCGGAGAAGATGTGTAGAGAAACTAACTGACCACGCTGGGACTTCACAGAAGTGTAAAAAAGCCAAGATAGCCTAG
- the fam169b gene encoding protein FAM169B isoform X3 — protein sequence MALFYKWQDFKGYCGSKMESNSEPVGHQVNYPVDLPCQDYDELCRVSDYLSSLERDTKSFRLPNGTEVKVTYDNIGQLRLFSEDDPPHSLLALHLLGDETQVVAVFIHHKWWPISDVLKTSSKSRNGLLFVESAMERVILFLLSQIVFGLLERSLDEQIYFSSPPVSEYGKIFWQDGEAVGFYTVKKKGSLCNKYTGQSYLLPVLDTVFVRSHWRRNGLAMQMLQDFCDSMPTEKVLGISYPVSSSMYGVCKKYLEIHQEQRERLYEVEAPGNWSQRRNMWLSILVQHRPTHSTISDENSHITQAYDNQLTDSKMKVNNQQCKMISSVITPSLLKMMMYNKLNYRGKSMNVQSQIIHNCFAIIDLFNLCNRL from the exons atggcgctgttTTACAAGTGGCAAGATTTCAAAGGTTATTGTGGCTCCAAAATGGAATCCAACTCTGAGCCGGTCGGACATCAAG TGAACTACCCAGTGGACCTACCTTGTCAGGATTATGATGAATTGTGCCGTGTCTCTGACTACCTGTCGAGTCTTGAGAGAGACACAAAGTCATTTCGCCTTCCTAATGGAACAGAG GTAAAAGTAACTTATGACAATATAGGCCAGCTCAGGCTGTTTAGCGAGGATGATCCACCTCATTCACTTCTCGCACTCCATTTACTGGGAGATGAAACCCAAG TGGTTGCCGTATTCATACATCACAAGTGGTGGCCCATCAGTGATGTTTTGAAGACATCCTCCAAATCCAGAAATGGACTTTTGTTT GTGGAGTCAGCGATGGAGAGAGTTATACTCTTCCTGCTAAGCCAGATTGTGTTTGGATTGTTGGAAAGGTCTCTGGATGAACAAATATATTTCTCATCTCCTCCTGTGTCAGAATATGGCAAAATCTTCTGGCAAGATGGAGAAGCCGTTGgcttttacactgtaaaaaagaaAG GAAGCCTGTGCAATAAATACACTGGTCAGAGTTACCTCCTCCCTGTTCTGGACACTGTGTTTGTGCGCAGCCACTGGAGAAGAAATGGACTGGCCATGCAGATGCTCCAGGATTTCTGTGATTCCATGCCCACAGAAAAAGTGCTGGGTATTAGTTACCCCGTATCTTCCAGTATGTATGGAG TATGCAAGAAATACCTAGAGATTCATCAGGAACAAAGGGAGCGCCTCTATGAAGTGGAGGCTCCTGGGAACTGGAGTCAGAGACGCAACATGTGGTTGAGTATACTAGTCCAGCACAGGCCAACACACA GTACGATCTCAGATGAAAATTCACACATCACACAAGCTTATGACAACCAGCTCACAGACTCTAAAATGAAGGTGAATAATCAACAGTGTAAGATGATTTCTTCTGTGATTACCCCATCTTTACTGAAGATGATGATGTACAATAAGCTGAACTACAGGGGGAAAAGCATGAATGTTCAAAGCCAAATAATCCATAATTGTTTTGCCATTATTGATTTGTTTAATCTCTGTAATAGACTTTGA
- the fam169b gene encoding protein FAM169B isoform X2, giving the protein MALFYKWQDFKGYCGSKMESNSEPVGHQVNYPVDLPCQDYDELCRVSDYLSSLERDTKSFRLPNGTEVESAMERVILFLLSQIVFGLLERSLDEQIYFSSPPVSEYGKIFWQDGEAVGFYTVKKKGSLCNKYTGQSYLLPVLDTVFVRSHWRRNGLAMQMLQDFCDSMPTEKVLGISYPVSSSMYGVCKKYLEIHQEQRERLYEVEAPGNWSQRRNMWLSILVQHRPTHSTISDENSHITQAYDNQLTDSKMKVNNQQCKMISSVITPSLLKMMMYNKLNYRGKSMNVQSQIIHNCFAIIDLFNLCNRL; this is encoded by the exons atggcgctgttTTACAAGTGGCAAGATTTCAAAGGTTATTGTGGCTCCAAAATGGAATCCAACTCTGAGCCGGTCGGACATCAAG TGAACTACCCAGTGGACCTACCTTGTCAGGATTATGATGAATTGTGCCGTGTCTCTGACTACCTGTCGAGTCTTGAGAGAGACACAAAGTCATTTCGCCTTCCTAATGGAACAGAG GTGGAGTCAGCGATGGAGAGAGTTATACTCTTCCTGCTAAGCCAGATTGTGTTTGGATTGTTGGAAAGGTCTCTGGATGAACAAATATATTTCTCATCTCCTCCTGTGTCAGAATATGGCAAAATCTTCTGGCAAGATGGAGAAGCCGTTGgcttttacactgtaaaaaagaaAG GAAGCCTGTGCAATAAATACACTGGTCAGAGTTACCTCCTCCCTGTTCTGGACACTGTGTTTGTGCGCAGCCACTGGAGAAGAAATGGACTGGCCATGCAGATGCTCCAGGATTTCTGTGATTCCATGCCCACAGAAAAAGTGCTGGGTATTAGTTACCCCGTATCTTCCAGTATGTATGGAG TATGCAAGAAATACCTAGAGATTCATCAGGAACAAAGGGAGCGCCTCTATGAAGTGGAGGCTCCTGGGAACTGGAGTCAGAGACGCAACATGTGGTTGAGTATACTAGTCCAGCACAGGCCAACACACA GTACGATCTCAGATGAAAATTCACACATCACACAAGCTTATGACAACCAGCTCACAGACTCTAAAATGAAGGTGAATAATCAACAGTGTAAGATGATTTCTTCTGTGATTACCCCATCTTTACTGAAGATGATGATGTACAATAAGCTGAACTACAGGGGGAAAAGCATGAATGTTCAAAGCCAAATAATCCATAATTGTTTTGCCATTATTGATTTGTTTAATCTCTGTAATAGACTTTGA
- the anpeplb gene encoding alanyl (membrane) aminopeptidase-like b, whose amino-acid sequence MAKGVYISKSLAIATVVLTFSALGGIIVMVTLYKMQIDRKPPVRPPSPVPTTPIPTGLPPTLRLPDNLVPESYDVYLRPYLYTTLPNATDQVNIFEGNSTVRFKCVKDTWTIFLHALDLSVDKVIVTHSKTREIIQVERYTLHNDSSFFEILLKKQLVGNGDDYELFTQFKGELLDDLTGLYTSQYTEKILGEDEKRFLVASQMQATDARRVFPCFDEPALKAVFNITIIHRPDTKALSNAKAENERYVDGDMWLATTFAPTPLMSTYLLAFTVNEFKEEFSEYDNKRISIWARPEAVTAGHAKYAESITGKILSFYESKFQIKYSLPKLEQIALPDFSAGAMENWGLIMYRESALLYEDGVSSSSDKEWVAIVVAHELAHQWFGNLVTMNWWNNLWLSEGFATYISYLGVDDIEPTWNIRDMFVLKEMRPVMELDSLNASHPLSLKEFEVETSSDILGLFDSITYSKGAAVLRMLSAYMGEEKFFVGLRTYLNKYKYKTANTADLWKCMQEATHEEIDNIMTAWAEQVGYPVININTTTGEIAQEQFLLKEAGDTGLEWQVPIIYMKSDFVHKKDLLKEKGPVRKPAYEVTDDGWLLVNINCSGYYRVNYDEQNWNRLINQLESNHEVIPLINRGQLIDDAFNLARAKYINVTLALSTTKYLINETEYVPWESALNNLGYFILMFDRSEVYGPMQKYLRKQVDPLYKYFQEYTDNATVPENLADQYNQINAISVACSNGVPECINMATKLFNEWKNGTNRIPPNLKSTIYCNAIAAGNEDDWDFAWKQYEEATIATEQDVLRYALSCTKIIWLLNKYLEYTLDPTKIRKMDIVSTINYIARNVAGQPLAWDFIRAQWTFISQVYGGGIGSVGSLIDDVTERFSTDFELQQLKQFQSELDEDGLGPMTRAFDQAIERTETNIKWVKENKQTVLNWFREQTQVH is encoded by the exons ATGGCTAAAGGAGTGTACATCTCTAAGTCCTTGGCTATTGCCACCGTGGTGCTGACATTTTCTGCGCTTGGTGGCATCATTGTTATGGTCACCCTCTACAAGATGCAGATAGATAGAAAACCACCAGTGCGTCCACCAAGCCCCGTTCCTACTACGCCGATTCCAACAGGACTTCCTCCAACTCTAAGACTTCCTGACAATTTGGTTCCAGAGAGCTACGACGTCTACCTTCGCCCATATCTCTACACGACATTGCCCAATGCCACTGACCAAGTTAACATTTTTGAAGGGAACTCAACAGTTAggtttaaatgtgtaaaagacACATGGACTATCTTTCTTCATGCCTTGGATCTATCTGTAGACAAAGTTATAGTGACCCACTCTAAAACAAGGGAAATTATACAAGTAGAGAGATACACTTTGCACAACGACTCAAGTTTTTTTGAGATCCTGCTTAAAAAACAGTTAGTAGGAAATGGGGACGATTATGAACTTTTTACCCAATTCAAAGGGGAACTCCTTGATGATTTGACTGGTCTTTATACAAGCCAGTACACCGAAAAAATTCTTGGTGAAGATGAGAAAAG ATTTCTTGTTGCAAGCCAGATGCAAGCCACTGATGCTAGAAGAGTTTTCCCTTGCTTTGATGAACCAGCTCTGAAAGCAGtttttaatattactattatccACAGACCTGACACCAAAGCCCTTTCCAATGCTAAGGCTG AAAATGAACGATATGTGGATGGAGATATGTGGCTTGCTACTACATTTGCCCCAACACCACTCATGTCAACATATCTCTTGGCTTTCACAGTGAATGAATTTAAGGAAGAATTTAGTGAATATGATAATAAAAGAATATCG ATCTGGGCCCGACCTGAGGCTGTGACTGCTGGACATGCGAAGTACGCAGAGAGTATCACTGGGAAGATTCTGAGTTTCTATGAGAGCAAATTTCAGATAAAATACTCATTACCAAAACTAG AACAGATTGCCCTGCCTGACTTCAGTGCAGGTGCTATGGAAAACTGGGGCCTAATAATGTACCGTGAATCAGCTCTTCTATATGAGGATGGTGTGTCCTCTTCCTCTGATAAAGAATGGGTTGCCATTGTGGTAGCTCATGAACTGGCACATCAG TGGTTCGGAAACCTTGTCACAATGAACTGGTGGAACAACCTGTGGCTGAGTGAGGGATTTGCAACATACATCTCTTACCTGGGAGTGGACGACATCGAGCCTACATGGAACATA AGAGATATGTTTGTGCTGAAAGAAATGCGTCCAGTCATGGAACTGGATTCACTAAATGCTTCACACCCTCTCAGCTTGAAGGAGTTTGAAGTTGAGACATCATCAGACATTTTGGGACTATTTGACAGCATCACCTACAGCAAG GGGGCAGCTGTGCTAAGAATGTTGTCAGCTTACATGGGGGAGGAAAAGTTTTTTGTTGGACTTAGG ACCTACCTTAACAAGTACAAGTACAAGACTGCGAACACTGCAGACCTTTGGAAGTGCATGCAGGAG GCTACACATGAGGAAATAGACAACATCATGACAGCATGGGCAGAGCAAGTGGGCTACCCTGTCATCAACATAAATACCACCACTGGAGAGATTGCTCAGGAGCAGTTCCTTTTAAAGGAAGCAGGGGACACTGG GCTTGAATGGCAGGTTCCAATTATCTACATGAAATCTGATTTTGTACATAAGAAAGATTTACTAAAAGAAAAAGGGCCAG tgAGAAAGCCTGCTTATGAAGTTACTGATGATGGATGGCTATTAGTCAATATAAACTGCAGTGGTTATTACAGAGTGAACTATGATGAACAGAACTGGAATAGACTTATCAATCAACTGGAGAGTAATCATGAA GTTATCCCGCTCATTAACCGAGGCCAGTTAATTGATGATGCATTTAATCTTGCTAG GGCCAAATACATCAATGTCACACTGGCATTGAGCACAACCAAGTATTTGATCAATGAAACTGAATATGTACCATGGGAATCAGCTCTGAACAACTTGGGTTACTTTATTCTCATGTTTGATCGTTCTGAAGTCTACGGCCCCATGCAA AAATACCTACGAAAGCAAGTTGATCCACTTTACAAGTACTTCCAAGAATACACTGATAATGCAACTGTTCCAGAGAACCTTGCTGACCA GTACAATCAAATTAATGCTATTTCAGTGGCATGCAGCAATGGTGTTCCTGAATGCATAAACATGGCTACAAAGCTTTTTAATGAGTGGAAAAATGGCACAAATCG GATTCCACCTAACTTAAAGTCTACCATCTACTGCAACGCTATAGCAGCTGGAAATGAGGATGACTGGGATTTTGCATGGAAACAATATGAAGAAGCCACAATTGCCACAGAACAAGACGTACTAAGATATGCCCTCTCCTGTACCAAAATAATCTGGCTTTTAAACAA ATACCTTGAGTACACTCTAGACCCCACCAAGATAAGAAAGATGGACATAGTGTCTACCATAAACTACATTGCCAGGAATGTAGCTGGACAACCTCTTGCCTGGGATTTCATTCGGGCCCAATGGACATTCATAAGTCAAGT GTACGGAGGTGGGATAGGATCTGTTGGAAGCTTGATTGATGATGTAACTGAGAGGTTCTCCACAGACTTTGAACTTCAACAG CTGAAGCAGTTCCAAAGTGAACTTGATGAAGATGGCCTCGGGCCAATGACACGAGCTTTTGATCAGGCAATTGAGAGAACTGAAACCAACATTAAATGGGTGAAAGAGAACAAACAGACTGTGTTGAACTGGTTCAGAGAACAGACACAGGTCCACTGA